The genomic interval GTTCAGTTCTACAATAtatcaaaattattcatataaaaacatttttttaacggAAGATATGGTACAGTATTTCGAGGATCTATTTTTCCACTCCATTTTACGCGAGAcctgttcatagatataaagaAGTGTGTTCAACGCCATATGAACTGCTTCACTGAATACATTACATTATATCAAAAATCCAACTTAAgacatagatataaaaatattataagATTACAAGCCATTTGTTTAAAAGTCGACCCCCTCCAATTCCCTCCTCTGAGAAGATATAATTGCAAAATGCTTTTGGATGGATTTTGAAACTTATTTAAATTGTAAACTGACCAAGTAAAGGTACATGTACCACAGTGGTATCTTCAAACTAACAATGTGACAAACCTTaacttattttcattatttctgtGCTTCACAGGTACAGACTCACAACTAATCCTCCTTTGAGTCCTGAATTTCTGTCAGCTGTGAACTCTCTTCCTCCATATTcttctgcaaaagcattacCATATCGCAACCTGATTGACACGTATGGCACTCATTACATCACACAGGTGTCTCTTGGAGGGGAAATAAAGGCAACAACCTCTTTCAAGACCTGCAAGGCAACCATGGATGGACTGACAGCAACAGATGTTAGTGACTGTTTGACAGTCGAAGCCTCGGCTACTTTTGCTAGTTCTGCTAGTGTTAAAGCCATGACTAAACACTGTGAAGCAAAGAAGAAGATGTTAAGCTCTGGTCAAAGTTTCAGCTCAGAATTTGGTGAGCGTATCACAGAGGTCATTGGTGGGAATGAAATGGGAGTTGTATTTTTCCAAGGCGGGTCAGACCCTGCTATGTATAACATCTGGTTAACCTCTCTTAAAACTTCACCTGATATAGTCCAGTATAACTTGAAACCTATGCACACCATACTGCCAGATAATCACCATGCAAGAAATGGTCTGAAAAGAGAGGTGGAGCAGTACATCATAAAAAATGGAGTGCTGAAAACATGCTCTGAATCCTGTCAAATTGGACACAGGTCCAACAAAAGAGATccgtgtgcctgtgtgtgtaaCAGCAACCAGAATATCAAGTCGAACTGCTGTCCTGCTGGTAAAGGTCTTGCAACTTTAAAGGTGTACAATCTTTATGCAAACAATCTGTATGGTGATATATGGACTGCGACAGATGGTTCAGTGGAGGTTAAATATGGTAACCAAATAAAGCGCACCACAATAATCAGTAATGATGACAATCCTAGGTGGCCTGAAATATTTGATTTCGGTCCCATTGTCATCAATATGCAAAATAGGcttatgttttctgtttatgatAGTGATAAAAACTGGAACAGTGATCTGCTTGGTGAGTGCTCCTTTGATCTCCATAAAGGGACTGTGCCAAACAGCTGCATGTTTAATCATGGTACATTCTTCTTCACTTATGTCGTGGAGTGTGCACCAAGCCTGGGCGGTAGCCGGTGTGATGAGTATGTT from Girardinichthys multiradiatus isolate DD_20200921_A chromosome 5, DD_fGirMul_XY1, whole genome shotgun sequence carries:
- the LOC124868767 gene encoding perforin-1-like, encoding MANLWKLMLLFWMWIPPGVLSTLSFTGSPQQCEKAHFVPAYNLGGEGFDIVKMERKGAYVINTEIWNLGNGTCKMYRNSYMNGENQKVPVAVVDWRTLPKCSLKVSSILYDSVESLVNDSTSSVSNDWKVGLELPVDPSVTVGVGLGGSHSRASEFGMKKSKEDRYNFVRQSVNCNFYRYRLTTNPPLSPEFLSAVNSLPPYSSAKALPYRNLIDTYGTHYITQVSLGGEIKATTSFKTCKATMDGLTATDVSDCLTVEASATFASSASVKAMTKHCEAKKKMLSSGQSFSSEFGERITEVIGGNEMGVVFFQGGSDPAMYNIWLTSLKTSPDIVQYNLKPMHTILPDNHHARNGLKREVEQYIIKNGVLKTCSESCQIGHRSNKRDPCACVCNSNQNIKSNCCPAGKGLATLKVYNLYANNLYGDIWTATDGSVEVKYGNQIKRTTIISNDDNPRWPEIFDFGPIVINMQNRLMFSVYDSDKNWNSDLLGECSFDLHKGTVPNSCMFNHGTFFFTYVVECAPSLGGSRCDEYVSSPMRPSLAKVFYTRNGVLLGDSMRKFLKPASQSVSGQL